One window of the Bacillota bacterium genome contains the following:
- a CDS encoding response regulator translates to MSNRILIVDDAAFMRMMLKDILVKNGYEIAGEAPNGVLAIERYKETQPDLVTMDITMPEMDGITAVKKIRKIDPEARIVMCSAMGQQAMVIEAIQAGARDFIVKPFQPERVIEAVRKNLN, encoded by the coding sequence GTGAGTAATAGAATTCTCATTGTAGATGATGCAGCTTTTATGCGGATGATGCTCAAAGATATTTTAGTCAAGAATGGCTATGAGATCGCCGGCGAGGCCCCGAATGGGGTTTTGGCCATAGAACGCTACAAAGAAACGCAACCGGATTTGGTGACTATGGACATCACTATGCCTGAGATGGACGGAATTACCGCGGTTAAGAAAATAAGGAAGATTGATCCGGAAGCCCGAATTGTTATGTGCAGTGCCATGGGTCAGCAGGCTATGGTAATTGAGGCTATTCAGGCCGGAGCACGGGATTTTATCGTTAAGCCGTTTCAACCGGAGCGAGTTATCGAGGCAGTGCGCAAAAATTTAAATTAA